In Actinoplanes sp. NBC_00393, a single genomic region encodes these proteins:
- a CDS encoding phosphotransferase → MLEPPAELAESDLLSALRAGWGVEAGTLEFLPLGAGSYQWAVADRDGRGHFVKVNELRGEAAFESLRRSLATALALRHDAGLDFVLAPVPARGGEVVRRLDHRYAVAVFPLLDGVSGEFGPHRPADRAAVVDMLADLHRAGSAVIQDQRADSAAAGDEGAGSAISPPARLPTVPRADLRLPGRSRLEAVLRDTARPWNAGPYAEATRRVLAVNVSKIEEWLTEFDRLAAIVGADRAGWVVTHGEPHPGNLLRTETGTFLIDWDTVQVAPPERDLWMLTAGFADLLGEQPAGDDRAVLDRYRKSTGRAVSAAGLELYRRWWPLADIAIYADELHRPHTENADLAASLRYLTGYLR, encoded by the coding sequence TTGCTGGAGCCACCTGCCGAACTGGCCGAAAGTGATCTGCTTTCGGCGCTGCGGGCCGGGTGGGGTGTCGAGGCCGGGACGCTGGAATTCCTGCCGTTGGGGGCCGGTAGCTATCAGTGGGCAGTGGCCGATCGCGACGGCCGTGGCCACTTCGTCAAGGTGAACGAGTTGCGCGGCGAGGCGGCTTTCGAGTCGCTTCGCCGATCGCTGGCGACCGCATTGGCGCTGCGGCACGATGCCGGGCTCGACTTCGTCCTCGCCCCGGTGCCGGCGCGGGGCGGCGAGGTGGTGCGGCGGCTGGATCATCGGTACGCGGTAGCAGTGTTTCCGCTGCTCGATGGCGTTTCCGGCGAGTTCGGGCCGCATCGGCCGGCGGATCGCGCGGCGGTTGTCGACATGCTGGCCGATCTGCACCGGGCCGGCTCGGCGGTCATCCAGGATCAGCGCGCCGACTCAGCGGCCGCCGGTGACGAGGGCGCCGGCTCGGCAATCAGCCCGCCTGCCCGCCTGCCGACTGTGCCGCGCGCTGATCTGCGGCTGCCTGGCCGCTCGCGGCTGGAAGCCGTACTGCGGGATACGGCTCGGCCGTGGAACGCCGGCCCCTACGCGGAGGCCACTCGGCGTGTGCTGGCCGTGAACGTGTCGAAGATCGAGGAGTGGCTGACCGAGTTTGATCGGCTGGCCGCGATCGTTGGGGCGGACCGGGCCGGCTGGGTCGTCACGCATGGCGAGCCGCATCCGGGCAACCTGCTGCGGACCGAAACCGGGACGTTCCTGATCGACTGGGACACCGTGCAGGTGGCGCCGCCGGAACGGGATCTGTGGATGCTCACCGCCGGCTTCGCCGATCTGCTCGGCGAGCAGCCCGCCGGGGACGACCGGGCCGTCCTGGACCGCTACCGGAAGTCGACCGGCCGGGCCGTCTCTGCCGCGGGGCTCGAGCTCTACCGTCGCTGGTGGCCCCTGGCCGACATCGCCATCTACGCCGACGAACTGCATCGGCCGCACACCGAGAACGCCGACCTGGCCGCCTCACTCCGATACCTCACCGGCTACCTGCGGTGA